In the genome of Acetomicrobium thermoterrenum DSM 13490, one region contains:
- a CDS encoding propanediol/glycerol family dehydratase large subunit, whose amino-acid sequence MAEKKSKRFEVLNNRPVHKDGFIAEWVDVGLYAMGSPKDPVPSIKIENGKITEMDGKKRDDFDMIEQFIANYAIDIEIAPQAMAKSDLELAKMLVDPNVSRNEVTKIFQGLTPAKINNVMDCLNIVEIMMGISKMRSRKTPANQAHITSAKDHPVQLAADAAEGALRGFVELETTVGVNRYAPLNALSLLIGSQTGRPGVLTQCALEEAFELQIGMRGLTSYAETVSVYGTESVFIDGDDTPWSKAFLASAYASRGLKMRFTSGTGSEVQMGAAEGKSMLYLETRCVMITKGAGVQGLQNGSISCIGVPGAVPSGLRAVAAENLITVTLDMEVASGNDQTFSHSDLRRTARTIPQLFSGTDLIFSGYSAVPNYDNMFAGSNWDIEDMDDYLAIQRDFKVDGGNKPVSEEEVVAVRNKAARALQAVYDALGFPPITDAEVEAATYANGSKDLPDRNVTEDLRAAERLLNEGINGIDIVKILAQRGFRDIAEAIVMMMRQRVSGDYLQTSAWIDSDGTVYSAVNDPNDYQGPGTGYRISEERWKEIKEIPWAIRPEDV is encoded by the coding sequence TTGGCTGAGAAGAAGAGTAAAAGATTTGAAGTACTGAACAATAGGCCGGTACATAAAGACGGTTTTATTGCCGAATGGGTGGATGTAGGACTTTATGCAATGGGAAGCCCCAAGGACCCAGTTCCGTCAATAAAGATCGAAAACGGCAAAATTACCGAAATGGATGGCAAAAAACGCGATGACTTCGACATGATAGAACAGTTCATTGCTAATTATGCTATCGATATCGAGATAGCTCCGCAAGCCATGGCAAAAAGTGATCTAGAACTGGCGAAGATGTTGGTGGATCCCAATGTATCGAGAAATGAAGTCACAAAAATCTTTCAGGGTTTGACGCCGGCCAAGATAAACAACGTAATGGACTGTTTGAACATCGTTGAAATAATGATGGGCATATCCAAAATGAGATCCCGCAAGACTCCTGCAAACCAGGCTCACATCACGAGCGCAAAGGATCATCCTGTCCAGCTTGCCGCCGATGCTGCAGAAGGAGCCCTGAGGGGATTTGTGGAACTGGAAACAACGGTGGGCGTGAATCGATATGCTCCTTTAAACGCGCTCTCATTGCTGATAGGTTCTCAGACTGGCAGGCCAGGGGTGCTCACCCAATGCGCTCTTGAAGAGGCCTTCGAACTGCAGATAGGAATGAGAGGGCTTACGAGTTACGCTGAAACGGTATCCGTATATGGCACCGAAAGCGTGTTCATAGACGGGGACGATACGCCTTGGTCTAAAGCTTTTTTGGCATCTGCCTATGCAAGTCGAGGGCTGAAAATGCGCTTCACCAGCGGCACCGGTTCAGAGGTTCAGATGGGTGCAGCCGAGGGGAAAAGCATGCTATATCTTGAAACCAGGTGCGTTATGATAACCAAAGGCGCCGGAGTGCAGGGTCTGCAGAATGGCTCTATCTCCTGCATAGGAGTTCCCGGAGCCGTTCCAAGCGGTTTAAGGGCCGTTGCGGCAGAAAACTTGATCACCGTTACGCTTGATATGGAAGTTGCTTCAGGTAACGACCAGACCTTCTCGCATTCGGACTTGAGACGAACTGCACGCACCATACCTCAGCTTTTCTCTGGGACAGATCTCATCTTCTCCGGTTATTCAGCCGTACCCAATTACGACAACATGTTTGCCGGTTCCAACTGGGATATTGAGGATATGGACGATTATCTGGCTATTCAGCGTGATTTCAAGGTCGATGGCGGTAATAAGCCTGTCTCCGAAGAAGAAGTAGTCGCTGTCCGCAATAAGGCTGCAAGAGCGCTCCAGGCCGTTTACGATGCGCTGGGATTTCCGCCTATAACCGATGCCGAAGTCGAAGCTGCAACTTATGCTAACGGCAGCAAAGATTTGCCGGACAGAAACGTGACTGAGGACTTGAGGGCGGCGGAAAGGCTTTTGAACGAGGGTATAAACGGCATTGACATTGTTAAAATACTAGCTCAAAGGGGTTTCAGAGATATAGCTGAAGCTATCGTAATGATGATGCGCCAGCGGGTTTCCGGAGACTATTTGCAGACATCTGCATGGATAGACAGCGATGGTACAGTTTACAGTGCCGTCAACGACCCCAACGATTACCAGGGCCCTGGCACGGGCTACAGGATATCTGA